The Nomascus leucogenys isolate Asia chromosome 4, Asia_NLE_v1, whole genome shotgun sequence genome includes the window AATTCTGCAATAAATATCATCTAATAaataacatctccaaataaataaatattaatacaacaCACTTAGAGTCATgagtgggtggggctggggggcagggcctgggggagCTGCCACCCCACACCCCAAAATGCTACTGCAATGTAAACTTTCAGGAAATCCTGTGGTGTGGCTATGGTTGCCCTCCCCAGCCTGGCAACCCACAGATACCCTGGGAAAGGGGGCAGAGAGGAGGCACTGTAATGCTGGAAGACAATTCGAGGCAAGGTCCTGATGCTCAGCTCGGGTTTTGTTTGCCACTCTGTGCTTTGGAGACTCCTGGGTCTGGTCTGGTCTGTCCCTGCCCCTGTGCTTTCAGTATTTTCTCTTCTGGTTTATAGGGCACCTCCAATGCAGACCCCACACCTGCACTGTTAATCTCATCTCTTTTTATGTAGAATTGCCACCATGTTTGTTTCCTGAATTAGATGTATAGAGTGATTTGCGGGTAAGGGAGCAACACCCATCCAAGGAGAGTGGGGCAGCCAAAGGGCTTCACCCCAGAAAGGCATGTGTGGTGGTGGCCCCTCAACCCCTGCCCTCCAGATGTGCCACCTGAGGGGCTGGGTGGGCACTGGCCAAGTGGTAGGCAAGAAGCAGGAGGCCATGAGAGCCTCTGCACCAACTTGAACCACTTCAGACTCCCTCGAGCATGACTTCCTGTAGAAACAGGACAGGACAGGGCCTATTGCACCTCCTCCCCAGCTCGGTAGAcctttgggaggtggggaggagacaGGGCTGATCGCATCACACGCCCAGCCGGTCCTGGAAAGGGCCAGAGGCTCACAGCTCCTGTCTCCTGGCTCAACAGGTGTTGGCATACAGGGCTGGCTCTCCCAAAGTGGGAGCAGGGTTTGAAGGCGGAGCGAAGAGGGGAAGGTCAAAAGTCAGAAGCCATGAGCCCCCAGGTGCAGGGTGACTGCAGCTGCTGGAGGCTGCATCTTCTTCTTGAGCCGGTTGAAGTCCTTGGCCGAGCGCCACAGCCAGGTCTGCAGCTCCTTCAGCAGCCAGAAGTCGTCCATCTTCTGGAGGAAGTCACTGTGGGCAGGGCCAGGAGTCCAAGTGGGTTCAGTTCCAGGCAGCGGCTGGGGCAGTGGGTAGCCCAGAGCTGCCATGACGCCCGCAATGCTGCCCAGCAAGCCCTGGAGGCTGGTGCAGAAGTGGGCCAGGCTGCGGCGCAGCTCAGCAGTGGCAGCCTGACGGTTTAGGCCACGCAAGTAACACAGAAGGTGGCTGTAGGCCTCGTAGTTCTGGGTCAGCCGCAGTTTGTCATTGAGGCTTCGCCACACCTCCAAGTCAACAGTGGCCCTGGGCAGAGTCTCTGCCCCCAGGCGGGGAGGGTTGAAGTCAGGCTCGTTGAAAGGGGGGCCCAGGTAGTTCAGCTGTGAAAAGGAGAGGGtgatggggaaggaggagggcagAGCCGCTGGCTCACCACCGAGGAGTTACCTGCTCccaaagtttctattttttgtgtccCCTGACACTGGCCCTGTCTCCATGCTAGGCTTCTTTGTTCATGGCCTCCCTGAGTTTCTCCAATAAGGATATCATTTGTATGCAGGTGACAGTTGAAGCAGCAGCGGTGATGAGCTCTCCAATGGAGAGGCGTACATAAAGGAGGAGGAGACGCACAAGACGCTCAGGAAGGACGTGCTGATTGGCTGGGTGGGCAAACCTTGGGAGAGTGCCCGCTGTGGGGGCAggacagagaggaagaggagcCTGGAGGAGCTGGAGAGGTAGAAGGTGGCCCAGGAGAGTGCAGAGACCAAGGAAGAGGAGTTCAAGAAGGCAGCAGCGCTCAGCAGTGTGGCTGCAAAACAGACAGCAAGGAGAATGAGGCTTCAAAACACTGTCGGGCTTGGCAAGGAGGTGCCTGACGACCTTGGAGAGAACCACTGCTGGGGCCTGGAAGCCAGATTGCAGGGGGTTAAGAAGTGAGTGGGTGGAGAGGAAGTGGAGGCAGAGGGTGTAGACCACTCCTTCGAGAAATTTGGCAGGGAAAGCCAGGAGAGAAAAAGGGTCGGGAACTAGAGAGGGCAGTAGAGTGAAGCAAAGGTTTTCTGCACAAGGAACAAGAGAGAGATGAGAGTGGCCCATTGGTACCAGAGCCCCATTTGCCACTGACACACCCAGGCCCACCAgctgaggggctggggagagacGGGTACTCACTAACACTCTGAAGGAAGGGTTCAGCTGATAGGAGCAGGGCTGCAGAAGGAAGAAGTGGAGGCAGTCTCATGAGTATGACAGGAGGAAGGCTATGGAAGACAGCATGGTATAGGGAAGAGGGTAGAGCCCTTGACAACCCTCGAGGGAGCGGCTGGGGCCCAGGGAAAGGGATGAGGGAGATGTATAActgggaaagaagggagaagcAAGGGGAGAGGCCTGGGATAGGCAAGGGCCCAGGGGGAGGTTCACACGCTGACAAGCACAGAGACAAACTAATTTCCTCGGTGTATCCTGGGGCTGGAGCCAGCTCCCCCGCcaccctcctcccttttctttccctggCTCCAGAGTAGGGTCTGGGATGTGGAAGAGGAACATGGGAAGAGGGGGCCGGTTCCCCATGGTCCTCAGCTTCTCcaaccctccttccttctctcctgggCTCTCTGAACACCTCTGGACCACCCCGAAATCCTTAAAGCATAACCTCCATCCACACCCTAAACCCCCTGCCACTACTGCCTGGGTTCCCTACAGTCCCCTTCCCCCATGACCCCCCTAGGAGGCCCAGCTAGGATGGGAGAGGCAGACGGAAGGGAGGCCCCTGGGTCCAGAGCAGCAGGGCCCCAGGTCTAGGGGCAGAGGCGAGCTGGAACGCAGGCATGGGAGGTGGGgctcctctgtccccacccaaccccGCCCGCGCAAGAGACACCACAACACGGTGTAAACAGAGGAGACTTCCCCAGCCCCCAGGGGGAGGCGGGCGGCTGGGCTGGCAGCCAGTGGGGCAATGGGCCAAGGCGGGTGCGAGGCCTGCCCACATGCCTAGTCCTGGGGCCAGGGATGGGGAAGTGGGGGGGGCCACCTAAGAGGGAAGGGCAGGAGATAGACCAGACAGGGGGACTGGTGGGAGCCAAAGAGCCCCTCCTTACCCCATCATTTACCAGGACCCTCCACGGTTAGGACTCTTTCCACAACTCCTCactcctccccaactcccagATTCCTACGCTGGATACTCACATAGGTCCCAGCCAAGCTGCGGAGTTGGTGCTCCAGGTAGCGGGTGAGGTCATAGGTTTTCTGGATGGAGGGGCCAGGCCCTGGGTCCCCTGTGCGATTGAGAGCTGGCACTGCAGGGAGGTGCCAGAGCACCGTGCACAGGCACGCTAACATCCCCCACGAGTCCCCTGTGGGCAGGAGGGACGAGAAGCATGAGCGCGGCCCGGGCCCACACGGGGAAGCAGCTGGCAGCCCCTCAGGTGTCTGTCCCCACCTTGGgctgggaggggggtgagggtgggACACCAGATAGGAGGCagaggggatggaggaggggaaaCACTCCTGGCgagaggggagagaaaaggaggcaTGTGTATGTTTGAGGATGAGGACTTGGCACGCATGAGTGTCTATCAGTAGATACTTGAGAGTGGATCTGTGTGTCAGCTGCGAGAGTCTTTGGCATGTGTGCCACTGTGTGTGTGCCAACATGTATGCGTGGGACAGGGCCAGGCCTAGGGACTGCAGGTTGACCTACCTGTGTTCCAGTTGTACCCTAGCTTCCTGCCAGTCTCCCAGTCCCACTGCAGCTTGAGGGGAGTCAGAGGGTGGGAGACAGCACATGTCAGAGCTGGCAGGCTGAGCACAGTCAGCCCTaagggaggaagcaggagagaggcAGCCACCAAGAACACAGTCGCCCATAGGAAGCAAGGTATA containing:
- the CLCF1 gene encoding cardiotrophin-like cytokine factor 1; translated protein: MLAHTQWHTCQRLSQLTHRSTLKYLLIDTHACQVLILKHTHASFSLPSRQECFPSSIPSASYLVSHPHPPPSPRWGQTPEGLPAASPCGPGPRSCFSSLLPTGDSWGMLACLCTVLWHLPAVPALNRTGDPGPGPSIQKTYDLTRYLEHQLRSLAGTYLNYLGPPFNEPDFNPPRLGAETLPRATVDLEVWRSLNDKLRLTQNYEAYSHLLCYLRGLNRQAATAELRRSLAHFCTSLQGLLGSIAGVMAALGYPLPQPLPGTEPTWTPGPAHSDFLQKMDDFWLLKELQTWLWRSAKDFNRLKKKMQPPAAAVTLHLGAHGF